Proteins found in one Enterococcus sp. 9D6_DIV0238 genomic segment:
- a CDS encoding rhodanese-like domain-containing protein — MYKSIMIDEFEQLQKRNQLKIIDVREEDEYLSAHIKEAKSMPLSTLQETADSLDKGQEYYIICHSGGRSQMASEFLASLGYDVTNVMGGMSAWRGEVTSGM, encoded by the coding sequence ATGTATAAATCAATCATGATCGATGAGTTCGAGCAATTACAAAAAAGAAATCAATTAAAAATTATTGATGTGAGAGAAGAGGACGAGTATCTGTCTGCTCATATCAAAGAAGCAAAAAGCATGCCTCTAAGCACTCTGCAAGAAACAGCAGATAGCCTAGATAAAGGACAAGAATATTATATTATTTGCCACTCTGGCGGACGTTCTCAAATGGCTAGTGAATTTTTAGCATCATTAGGGTATGATGTAACTAATGTGATGGGCGGTATGTCTGCTTGGAGAGGAGAAGTTACTAGTGGGATGTGA
- a CDS encoding response regulator transcription factor: MYKIGIVSQKTYPEKIMSEFEKNGFMLTYLSKEQICSEGLDGIFIEETQEHSISLICELVLSIRKESDVFIWVLSKKSTTVDRQVYLQLGVDNVFNSNYFPAEPLLVIRNTFTRKNKQTPIEESTKMNDSEIESMKLNPRNLSISVVTEENQIEEIALTKLEYQIMELLYSSPGKAFSYKEIYEALWKSPYSDRPYRVANVVFHIRDKLESTSIYIKTVRSKGYRLVL; encoded by the coding sequence ATGTATAAAATAGGAATTGTATCGCAAAAAACTTACCCTGAAAAAATAATGTCTGAGTTTGAAAAAAATGGTTTCATGCTGACTTATTTAAGTAAAGAACAAATCTGCAGTGAAGGTTTGGATGGTATTTTTATCGAAGAAACACAAGAGCATTCGATCAGCCTCATTTGTGAATTGGTGTTGTCGATTCGCAAAGAAAGTGATGTGTTTATTTGGGTTCTCTCCAAAAAGTCAACGACTGTCGATCGGCAAGTCTATTTACAACTAGGTGTCGACAATGTATTTAATAGTAATTATTTTCCAGCAGAGCCTCTATTAGTCATACGAAATACGTTTACTAGGAAAAATAAACAAACTCCAATAGAAGAAAGCACAAAAATGAATGATTCCGAAATAGAATCGATGAAATTAAACCCTCGAAATTTAAGTATTTCTGTCGTTACAGAAGAAAATCAGATCGAAGAAATTGCGTTGACGAAATTAGAATATCAAATTATGGAATTATTATATAGCAGCCCTGGGAAAGCCTTCTCCTATAAAGAAATCTATGAAGCTCTTTGGAAATCCCCCTATAGTGATCGACCTTATCGAGTAGCAAACGTGGTTTTTCACATCAGAGATAAATTGGAGAGCACATCTATTTATATCAAGACTGTACGATCAAAAGGCTACCGATTAGTTTTATAA
- a CDS encoding rhodanese-like domain-containing protein, which produces MFSFFNKTSINGSELQQKLTLNPEIIDVREKSEFQAGHIPGAKNIPLSKISAYSLKGDRPIYIICQSGLRSRQATKLLRKKGIQAFNVKGGMSRWSGTVRGGKL; this is translated from the coding sequence ATGTTTTCATTTTTTAACAAGACATCGATCAATGGATCAGAACTTCAACAGAAGTTGACGTTGAATCCAGAAATCATTGATGTACGTGAGAAGTCAGAATTTCAAGCAGGACATATTCCTGGCGCCAAAAATATTCCATTGAGTAAAATCAGCGCATACAGCTTGAAGGGTGATCGACCAATTTATATCATTTGCCAATCTGGATTGAGAAGCAGACAAGCAACGAAACTTTTGAGGAAAAAAGGTATACAAGCATTCAATGTCAAAGGTGGAATGAGCCGTTGGTCTGGAACGGTCAGAGGAGGAAAATTATAA
- a CDS encoding pectate lyase-like adhesive domain-containing protein — translation MKRKNSIYLFLSFITMIGFYFYHSTPLLKAEESTSQSTVESTPPLSTNESSEVEVIKKNTPTLDVASRDAKTIQPQMTNLETFELSENGTGIVAKNMAKTMTDIQSYNGDTEAIKQMILRDTGAKAYGLSGGSIIDVTDKIQLLDLKGLDAVATNDLQEFHLTLTVPSNVSGTGSDLTSEVIVYVGNVAKVSTWDQLDAALMSNTVTIVDVQNSMTNTVTNRTDRTVSDSRPNYVLLGNGYSLDFIGYSYRWGTNTSIVHKAVVDNVDMYGGHYYGPVTMWDRNAYGSSITYRNVNYTGSQVTASFQALLRFEGKNVIKSKATSYTSYDGAVRNMANTNQSGLESHTLLFASNTDTTIEVENGDGVILGSWYSNYDTVATIQPSLTLEENATATIRTLGNAGETNSWQTDGGNIPSVISVQRNGKIDVGKNATLNVETADGTTRVPVRLGYQSATSQWTTSIDLEESSHFNVNINGPIATTSSRAGFMLQQNSAINVGDNAEMTINANQMTAGAPVISMGQNAKFDVAEKGQLTLNKNGGVGRLLDLSNGSKFKVSDQGETKFTSTNEGTSTSSMIYGGSGSSFIIGDKGTFESVIKDGTGVRNMLDFGSNTIFQFSNAQKIDLDSRGNTNANLINMTNPGTFTADIQEVSSWSKQDAAQVTPTFHWTPMYGMTIKYNGITTTSVSGNSITNAIQTNFINNYRTENFSRIVYDYIPDVIVGVDEISDNKALESGQKISGTVNNGAAMLFYLVTDENDPSKDVLLTTPDVASPVEGDARKFNTIADDKGKFTFELPENVTLKAGQKIKAYAWLNGKDSYTNQTVLDKTPPKGESVNYHVALNEVTPTADKFVGNPTDSNPTPQNFTYAFNAETPQSLVDSFMGQLGEHTVKVDLSDEAGNMTTVVSTLTVNKATQEIYGSDLEASYVDIRNLSEDQLKDYILTHSQPVAYKLVEGEKTDLSSFIKVTDFGGLNDIAAIQPKAYPVTLTVKASDSGLPTDISTTINVTVVDVDAVLNVEFVNEVDQVLSGYTVTLDTQVGDTIDLTKNAEVQAQLENVLAAGYDIAQRPENEAAVKIDNTTVTVRYKLQGVLSLTSVPHALEFGTLTYDATTKRVEDPAFDEQLVVTDTRAEAANGWRMTASLSSPMQNAKGQELTNALRYVNQGKETILNQDAQVIYTNTQGTMGSYTVSNGWGTAANTDGIKLQINSSDTVYTGDYVGVITWKVMAGQP, via the coding sequence ATGAAAAGGAAAAATAGTATCTATTTGTTTCTGAGTTTCATTACAATGATAGGCTTCTATTTTTATCATAGTACGCCATTGCTGAAAGCAGAAGAATCTACCAGTCAAAGTACTGTAGAATCGACACCGCCCCTTTCAACGAACGAGTCATCTGAAGTTGAAGTTATCAAAAAAAATACCCCAACGCTAGATGTAGCTAGTAGGGATGCAAAAACTATACAACCGCAAATGACAAATCTTGAAACGTTTGAATTATCGGAAAACGGGACGGGGATCGTAGCTAAAAATATGGCAAAAACAATGACGGATATTCAAAGCTATAACGGTGATACTGAAGCAATCAAACAGATGATTCTCAGAGATACTGGAGCAAAAGCATATGGACTGTCTGGCGGATCTATCATTGACGTAACCGATAAGATCCAGCTATTGGATCTAAAAGGACTTGATGCAGTTGCAACAAATGATTTACAGGAGTTTCATTTGACATTGACCGTTCCTTCAAATGTGTCAGGAACAGGCAGCGATTTAACAAGTGAAGTCATCGTTTATGTCGGAAATGTAGCAAAAGTAAGTACATGGGATCAACTGGATGCTGCATTGATGAGTAATACAGTAACGATTGTCGATGTACAAAATTCTATGACCAATACTGTAACGAATAGGACGGATCGAACTGTCTCGGATAGCCGACCAAACTATGTGTTATTAGGAAATGGCTACTCTCTTGATTTTATTGGCTACTCTTATAGGTGGGGAACGAATACATCGATCGTACACAAAGCAGTCGTCGATAATGTAGATATGTATGGCGGACACTATTATGGACCTGTGACGATGTGGGATAGAAATGCCTATGGCTCAAGTATCACGTATCGAAATGTAAATTATACAGGTTCACAAGTGACGGCCTCTTTCCAAGCGCTTTTACGTTTTGAAGGGAAAAACGTCATTAAGTCTAAAGCAACAAGTTACACCTCTTATGATGGAGCGGTTCGCAATATGGCCAATACCAATCAATCTGGTTTAGAGTCACATACACTCTTATTTGCATCTAATACAGATACAACGATCGAAGTCGAAAATGGTGATGGTGTGATTTTAGGTAGCTGGTACTCTAACTATGATACGGTCGCAACGATCCAACCTTCATTGACTTTAGAAGAAAATGCTACTGCAACGATTCGTACATTAGGGAACGCAGGAGAAACAAATTCTTGGCAAACTGACGGCGGTAATATTCCCTCTGTGATAAGTGTCCAAAGAAATGGAAAAATAGATGTCGGTAAAAACGCCACATTAAATGTTGAGACAGCAGATGGAACAACACGGGTACCCGTACGTTTAGGTTACCAATCAGCAACTTCTCAGTGGACGACGAGTATCGATCTGGAGGAAAGCAGTCATTTTAATGTGAACATCAACGGTCCGATTGCAACAACTAGTTCACGTGCAGGATTTATGCTTCAACAAAATTCCGCTATCAATGTCGGTGACAATGCAGAAATGACCATCAACGCAAATCAGATGACAGCAGGTGCTCCAGTTATTTCCATGGGACAAAATGCCAAATTTGATGTCGCAGAAAAAGGGCAGCTGACTTTGAATAAAAACGGGGGAGTTGGACGTCTTCTTGATCTTTCTAACGGCTCTAAATTTAAAGTAAGCGATCAAGGTGAAACAAAGTTTACGTCTACAAATGAAGGGACATCGACAAGCTCAATGATCTATGGAGGTAGTGGTTCTTCTTTTATTATTGGTGATAAAGGAACCTTTGAATCTGTTATTAAAGATGGGACTGGTGTTCGGAATATGCTGGATTTTGGCAGCAATACCATCTTCCAATTCTCGAATGCTCAAAAAATAGACTTGGATTCACGTGGGAATACAAATGCGAATTTGATCAATATGACGAATCCAGGGACGTTTACAGCTGATATTCAGGAAGTTTCTTCTTGGAGTAAGCAGGATGCAGCACAAGTAACACCAACATTCCATTGGACACCGATGTATGGAATGACCATCAAGTATAACGGTATTACTACAACAAGTGTTTCAGGAAATAGTATTACAAATGCGATCCAAACAAATTTCATAAATAACTACCGAACAGAAAACTTTTCAAGAATTGTTTATGACTATATTCCAGATGTTATCGTCGGAGTAGATGAAATCAGTGATAATAAAGCACTAGAAAGCGGTCAAAAAATTTCTGGGACAGTCAATAATGGTGCAGCAATGCTGTTTTATCTGGTAACAGATGAAAACGATCCAAGTAAAGATGTATTGTTAACGACTCCTGATGTAGCTTCTCCAGTTGAAGGAGATGCACGAAAATTCAATACGATCGCGGATGATAAAGGAAAATTTACTTTCGAACTACCTGAGAATGTTACGTTGAAAGCAGGGCAAAAGATAAAGGCTTATGCATGGTTGAATGGGAAGGACAGCTACACGAATCAAACAGTTTTAGATAAAACGCCGCCAAAAGGAGAGTCCGTAAATTATCATGTTGCTTTAAACGAAGTTACACCGACTGCAGATAAATTTGTAGGTAATCCAACCGATTCTAATCCAACTCCACAAAATTTCACGTATGCTTTTAATGCAGAAACACCGCAGTCATTGGTTGACAGTTTTATGGGTCAACTTGGTGAGCATACTGTAAAAGTTGACTTATCGGATGAAGCTGGGAATATGACGACTGTTGTATCTACTCTCACTGTGAACAAAGCGACGCAAGAAATTTACGGCTCTGATCTTGAAGCCTCGTATGTTGATATTCGTAATTTATCCGAAGATCAATTGAAAGATTACATTCTCACACACAGCCAGCCAGTTGCATATAAGTTAGTAGAGGGTGAAAAAACTGATCTTAGTTCATTTATAAAAGTGACAGATTTTGGTGGGTTGAATGATATTGCAGCGATTCAACCTAAAGCATATCCCGTGACACTAACAGTCAAAGCTAGTGATTCTGGATTGCCAACAGATATCTCTACGACGATCAATGTCACAGTTGTTGATGTAGATGCTGTGTTGAATGTCGAGTTTGTGAATGAAGTAGACCAAGTACTTTCAGGTTATACAGTGACACTTGATACACAAGTCGGAGATACGATTGATCTCACCAAAAATGCTGAAGTTCAAGCTCAATTAGAAAACGTATTAGCAGCGGGTTATGACATCGCTCAACGTCCAGAAAATGAGGCTGCAGTAAAAATTGATAATACAACGGTGACTGTAAGATACAAACTGCAAGGGGTATTAAGTTTAACTTCAGTGCCGCATGCGTTGGAGTTTGGAACATTGACGTATGATGCCACAACCAAAAGAGTAGAAGATCCTGCTTTTGATGAGCAATTAGTCGTGACTGATACTCGTGCAGAAGCAGCGAATGGTTGGCGTATGACTGCTTCTTTGTCCTCACCGATGCAAAATGCCAAAGGGCAAGAACTGACGAATGCTTTACGCTATGTGAATCAGGGAAAAGAAACGATTTTAAATCAAGATGCACAAGTCATTTATACCAATACGCAAGGAACTATGGGAAGCTATACTGTCAGCAACGGCTGGGGAACTGCCGCTAATACGGATGGAATCAAGCTTCAAATCAATTCCTCTGATACGGTATATACAGGAGATTACGTTGGCGTCATTACATGGAAAGTGATGGCAGGACAACCATAA
- a CDS encoding LPXTG cell wall anchor domain-containing protein codes for MKQMRFILFCCSLILWIGVISTETVVQANEGNGGQVITDGKISFYEGTTETSSSTSTEPSSATPSKPIGKPLPNTGEQIKHYSLIGGGLLLLVLIFLFFTKRRKGEQK; via the coding sequence ATGAAACAAATGCGATTTATCTTGTTCTGTTGCTCTCTGATTCTATGGATAGGGGTCATTTCTACAGAAACCGTTGTTCAGGCGAATGAAGGAAATGGCGGTCAAGTCATTACAGATGGAAAAATTTCATTCTATGAAGGAACGACTGAGACCAGCAGTTCTACCAGCACAGAACCCAGTTCAGCGACGCCAAGCAAACCTATTGGAAAACCGCTTCCTAATACGGGAGAACAGATCAAGCACTATAGTCTAATCGGAGGCGGCTTGCTTCTTTTAGTTCTAATCTTTCTCTTTTTTACTAAAAGGAGAAAGGGGGAGCAGAAATGA
- a CDS encoding WxL domain-containing protein encodes MRFTHTSFLVSMTGLVLLFSINSLSVQAAPDSMEQSGSVSVKGSSTTNPVDPENPGTIVDPGKSPSTTGPLRIDYVSALDFGESKITKGARRYNARAQQFFGDTGPRGSYIQITDQQADSSGWTLQVKQEKQFTNPIIQNAEEQELKGAVLSLDKGWANSSSTSEAPTVTRETIALNSIGSAYEVATAGKNSGKGIWTIAFGASETNTNNQPQTLTPVVDASHKPIIDQTYNKPVYSNSAITLTVPETTVIHPVEYQTEITWILAKLP; translated from the coding sequence ATGAGATTCACACACACTTCTTTTCTAGTTAGTATGACGGGTCTTGTCCTTTTGTTTAGCATCAACAGTCTATCTGTGCAGGCAGCTCCCGATTCTATGGAGCAATCTGGATCAGTGTCAGTAAAAGGAAGCTCAACAACAAACCCTGTCGATCCTGAAAATCCAGGTACAATAGTTGATCCTGGGAAAAGTCCATCTACAACAGGTCCACTTCGGATCGATTATGTATCAGCGCTTGACTTTGGTGAAAGTAAGATCACGAAAGGTGCTCGCCGTTACAATGCACGGGCACAACAATTTTTTGGTGATACAGGACCAAGAGGAAGTTATATACAGATCACAGATCAGCAGGCGGATTCCTCAGGCTGGACATTACAGGTCAAACAAGAAAAACAATTTACGAATCCGATCATTCAAAATGCTGAGGAACAAGAGTTGAAAGGGGCTGTCTTGTCCTTGGATAAAGGCTGGGCAAATTCTAGTAGTACTAGTGAAGCACCCACAGTAACACGCGAAACGATTGCCTTGAATTCGATTGGTTCGGCATATGAAGTAGCGACTGCGGGAAAAAATAGTGGTAAAGGAATTTGGACGATCGCATTCGGCGCTTCAGAGACCAATACGAATAATCAACCTCAGACACTAACACCAGTCGTTGATGCTTCGCATAAGCCAATTATAGATCAAACCTATAACAAGCCAGTGTATAGCAATTCAGCAATTACCCTGACCGTACCGGAAACGACAGTGATCCATCCGGTCGAATACCAAACGGAGATAACTTGGATATTAGCCAAGTTGCCTTAA
- a CDS encoding glycoside hydrolase family 73 protein, with amino-acid sequence MNQRILIKRNVLPLLLILLLSIASIFLIFNKEEQPIQDEATAYQQLFIDEIAAEAKVLQKQTHLFASITIAQAILESDWGRSDLALEANNLFGIKGTFNEQSSIMPTEEFIDGEQITIDDSFKKYSTIQESMVDHMEFLNGGTYEAIKTSKNYREAAVALQNGGYATDPEYAEKLIALIEEFQLDKYDK; translated from the coding sequence ATGAATCAAAGAATCCTTATCAAACGAAATGTCTTACCGTTATTATTGATTCTACTTCTTTCGATTGCGAGTATTTTCTTGATTTTTAATAAAGAAGAACAACCTATTCAAGACGAAGCTACTGCGTACCAGCAACTTTTTATCGATGAAATAGCAGCTGAAGCAAAAGTTTTACAAAAACAGACACATTTATTCGCCAGCATCACGATTGCTCAGGCAATTTTGGAATCTGATTGGGGACGTAGTGATCTAGCACTCGAAGCAAATAATCTTTTTGGGATCAAAGGCACATTCAATGAGCAGTCTAGTATTATGCCGACTGAAGAATTTATCGATGGTGAACAAATAACGATCGACGATTCATTTAAAAAATATTCGACGATCCAAGAATCGATGGTCGATCATATGGAATTTTTAAACGGAGGAACTTACGAGGCAATCAAAACCAGTAAAAATTATCGTGAAGCTGCTGTCGCTTTACAAAACGGCGGCTATGCGACAGATCCTGAATATGCAGAAAAATTGATCGCCTTGATCGAGGAATTTCAACTAGATAAATACGATAAATAG
- a CDS encoding metal-sensitive transcriptional regulator — MGCDPKLANRLKRSEGQIRGVLRMMDEGKDCREVVTQLMAVRSSIDKVIGLVVTENLKQCMEDEQIDLSSEDLAKALEMIVKTR; from the coding sequence GTGGGATGTGATCCTAAATTAGCAAATCGTTTGAAACGTTCAGAGGGGCAAATTCGCGGCGTTTTAAGAATGATGGACGAAGGGAAGGACTGCCGTGAAGTTGTGACTCAACTGATGGCTGTCCGTTCTAGTATCGATAAAGTGATTGGACTTGTTGTGACTGAGAATTTGAAACAATGTATGGAAGATGAGCAGATCGATCTTTCCAGTGAAGACTTAGCCAAAGCTTTAGAGATGATCGTAAAAACAAGATAA
- a CDS encoding WxL domain-containing protein, whose product MKARSLCATTLAAILGVSLLGNAAPAFAAPTELNSTGTVKVEEGTAGGGDQGTVDPENPNEILPDPDPESPGENTNSDKGPLVVEKTTDLDFGTIKTSADAVTSFAKPMSFEAGAKTRGAYVQWADVRSGGTYGYTVTAQLSSQFKDTTGTNVLTGSTIDFSNGMVSAQGSNTNTVPSNAQTAFQLTEAADDAKTIVTASKDLKEGKGRYIMEFGQSKDSTVGTPDTDTSSVKLTVPAATASNMAATDYTATVTWKIVAAQ is encoded by the coding sequence ATGAAAGCAAGAAGTCTTTGTGCAACAACATTAGCAGCAATTTTAGGAGTATCTTTATTAGGAAATGCTGCACCTGCATTTGCAGCTCCAACAGAATTAAATTCAACTGGTACAGTTAAGGTCGAAGAAGGGACTGCTGGTGGTGGAGACCAAGGAACAGTCGATCCAGAAAACCCTAACGAAATATTACCAGATCCTGATCCAGAATCACCTGGAGAAAATACGAACTCTGATAAAGGTCCATTAGTTGTTGAAAAAACAACAGATCTAGATTTTGGTACGATCAAAACTTCTGCAGATGCAGTCACAAGTTTTGCTAAACCAATGAGCTTTGAAGCAGGAGCAAAAACTCGTGGCGCATATGTTCAATGGGCGGATGTTCGTTCAGGCGGTACGTATGGATACACTGTGACAGCACAATTATCAAGTCAATTCAAAGATACTACAGGAACAAATGTATTAACAGGTTCTACAATCGATTTTAGTAATGGAATGGTTTCTGCACAGGGAAGCAATACAAATACTGTACCTTCAAATGCACAAACAGCATTCCAATTAACAGAAGCAGCTGATGATGCTAAAACGATCGTAACTGCCAGCAAAGATTTAAAAGAAGGTAAAGGTCGTTATATCATGGAATTTGGACAAAGTAAAGATTCTACAGTAGGGACTCCAGATACGGATACTAGCTCTGTTAAATTAACTGTACCAGCAGCGACAGCTTCAAATATGGCGGCAACTGATTATACAGCAACAGTAACATGGAAAATCGTTGCAGCACAATAA
- a CDS encoding tyrosine-type recombinase/integrase, giving the protein MSKKGENIYKRKDGRWEGRYIKQRTPTRKIIYGYVYGKKYSEVKEKLIFLKAKQLITQETVISSRKTYEEWIIYWLDHTVRRTVKATTYSNYFRLLNKHILPILGKCHLVKMSSALLQEFVDGLVAKNLASSTIRLIFTIVNKSLKEAVKNEYIDKNPCNSVHLPKLAAPIIHSLSSKEQRKLEELAFNETECSPIILALYSGMRIGEISGLKWEDIDFDKGLIRVHRTISRIIDEHSTINKTELISGSPKTAYSSRVIPLATNLKDYLLEKKETSPSNYVIHCRGKLAEPRVINYRFKRMIRETEFASIHFHVLRHTFATRCLEQGVDIVSLSRILGHRSTKLTLDTYADSLLEHRQEVMKAVDALLKKPSLFK; this is encoded by the coding sequence ATGTCTAAAAAGGGAGAAAATATTTATAAAAGAAAAGACGGTCGCTGGGAAGGTCGTTACATTAAACAACGAACACCAACAAGAAAGATTATTTATGGATACGTTTACGGAAAGAAATACAGTGAGGTGAAAGAAAAACTGATTTTTCTAAAAGCAAAACAGTTGATCACTCAAGAAACTGTGATTTCTTCTCGTAAAACGTATGAAGAATGGATCATTTACTGGCTTGATCATACGGTAAGGCGAACAGTGAAAGCCACAACATATTCAAATTATTTTCGCTTGCTGAACAAACATATTTTGCCTATCTTGGGTAAATGTCATTTAGTGAAGATGTCTTCTGCACTCTTACAAGAATTTGTTGATGGATTAGTCGCAAAGAATCTAGCAAGCAGCACGATTCGTTTGATTTTTACGATTGTCAATAAATCCTTAAAAGAAGCAGTGAAAAACGAGTATATAGATAAAAATCCATGTAATTCAGTTCATTTACCTAAACTGGCTGCGCCGATCATTCACTCATTAAGTAGTAAGGAGCAGAGAAAATTAGAAGAATTGGCATTCAATGAAACTGAATGTTCTCCGATTATTTTAGCTCTTTATTCTGGGATGAGGATAGGAGAAATCAGTGGGCTCAAATGGGAAGATATTGATTTTGATAAAGGATTGATCCGAGTTCATCGAACGATTTCAAGAATTATCGATGAACATAGCACGATCAATAAAACAGAACTGATCTCTGGAAGCCCAAAAACAGCGTATTCTAGCAGAGTGATTCCCTTGGCGACCAATTTGAAAGATTATTTACTAGAAAAAAAAGAAACTTCCCCGTCCAACTATGTGATCCATTGTCGAGGAAAATTAGCAGAGCCAAGGGTCATCAATTACCGTTTTAAGCGAATGATCCGTGAAACAGAATTCGCATCGATCCATTTTCATGTGTTGAGGCACACATTTGCTACTAGATGTTTGGAGCAAGGTGTGGATATCGTTAGCTTGAGTCGAATTTTAGGTCACCGATCGACAAAGCTTACGCTTGACACCTACGCTGATTCATTGTTAGAGCATCGACAGGAAGTAATGAAAGCCGTTGATGCATTGTTGAAAAAACCTTCTTTATTTAAATGA
- a CDS encoding FAD-dependent oxidoreductase, producing the protein MHVVIIGGVAGGMSAATRLRRLSEEIEITVLEKGPYVSFANCGLPYYVSGEISERSALILQSPEQLKKRFNIDVHTETEALEIDRQAKNVRINAKGKEAVINYDRLILSPGAQPVVPEIEGLAQATNVHTLRNVPDVDKIVEAVKQEQPKQAVVIGAGFIGLEMAENLKKLGIDVTIVEAAPQILPPLDEEMAAFVEKELKRNEITVYTGAAATAFKDAGKTIELSTGEIIKSDFTILSIGVKPSSELAQNAGLEIGLRGGILVDESYRTNDPDIYAVGDAIVVKQQITGEDALISLASPANRQGRQVADVIMGGARKNQGSIGTAIVRVFELTAASTGLSERQLRNDKLDYKVVHTTSKSHAGYFPGSHPIVMKLLFHPVSGKIFGAQAVGADGVDKRIDIIATAIKAGLTVTDLPELEFTYAPPFGSAKDPVNMIGYAAANILEGFSESIQYYELNAAIENGALLLDVRNPDELKNNGALPQAKNIPLDELRARLDEIPNQQEIIVSCQSGQRSYLAERILKNNGFTVKNLDGAFQLYSMIYPQEVIK; encoded by the coding sequence ATGCATGTAGTAATTATTGGCGGTGTAGCTGGCGGAATGTCAGCTGCGACTCGATTAAGAAGACTATCAGAGGAAATCGAAATTACTGTGTTGGAAAAAGGACCTTATGTTTCTTTTGCAAATTGCGGACTTCCTTATTATGTGTCTGGGGAAATCAGTGAGCGTTCAGCGTTGATTTTACAAAGTCCAGAGCAGCTTAAAAAGAGATTTAACATTGACGTTCATACGGAAACAGAAGCACTTGAAATCGACCGTCAGGCTAAAAATGTTCGGATAAACGCGAAAGGCAAAGAAGCTGTGATCAACTATGACCGGCTGATTTTATCACCTGGTGCGCAACCAGTTGTCCCAGAAATCGAAGGTCTAGCTCAGGCAACTAATGTACACACCTTGAGAAACGTACCCGATGTTGACAAAATCGTTGAAGCAGTTAAACAGGAACAACCAAAGCAGGCTGTTGTGATCGGTGCGGGTTTCATTGGCTTAGAAATGGCTGAAAATCTAAAAAAATTAGGAATCGATGTTACTATAGTCGAAGCAGCTCCGCAAATTTTACCACCGCTAGATGAAGAAATGGCTGCATTTGTTGAGAAAGAACTGAAACGAAATGAAATCACTGTCTATACAGGGGCTGCAGCAACCGCATTCAAAGATGCTGGAAAAACAATTGAACTAAGTACAGGAGAAATCATCAAAAGTGATTTTACCATTCTGTCAATTGGGGTCAAACCTTCTAGCGAGTTAGCGCAAAACGCTGGCTTAGAGATCGGTTTACGGGGTGGTATTCTTGTTGATGAGAGCTACCGGACAAACGATCCTGATATTTACGCTGTAGGGGATGCAATCGTTGTGAAGCAGCAAATTACAGGCGAAGATGCATTGATCTCATTAGCTTCCCCAGCTAATCGTCAAGGGAGACAAGTGGCAGATGTGATCATGGGAGGAGCACGAAAAAATCAAGGAAGTATCGGCACTGCAATCGTTCGTGTGTTTGAACTTACAGCTGCTAGTACTGGTTTAAGCGAGCGGCAATTGCGTAATGATAAGTTAGACTATAAAGTCGTTCATACGACATCCAAAAGCCATGCGGGGTATTTTCCAGGCAGTCATCCGATCGTAATGAAATTATTGTTTCATCCTGTTTCTGGGAAAATATTTGGTGCTCAGGCAGTTGGAGCAGATGGTGTAGATAAACGAATCGACATTATTGCGACAGCAATTAAAGCTGGTTTGACAGTGACTGATTTACCTGAACTAGAATTTACGTATGCACCGCCTTTTGGTTCAGCAAAAGATCCAGTTAATATGATCGGATATGCTGCAGCAAATATTTTAGAAGGTTTTTCAGAAAGTATTCAATATTATGAGCTAAACGCAGCAATTGAAAACGGTGCGCTGTTGCTTGACGTGAGAAATCCTGATGAGCTGAAAAACAATGGTGCTTTACCACAAGCTAAAAACATTCCGTTGGATGAGTTGAGAGCTCGTTTAGACGAAATACCTAATCAACAAGAAATAATTGTGAGCTGTCAAAGCGGCCAAAGAAGCTACTTAGCAGAACGAATCTTGAAAAATAATGGTTTTACTGTAAAAAATTTAGATGGAGCATTTCAGCTTTATAGCATGATTTACCCCCAGGAGGTTATTAAATAA